One window from the genome of Helicoverpa armigera isolate CAAS_96S chromosome 4, ASM3070526v1, whole genome shotgun sequence encodes:
- the LOC135116770 gene encoding larval cuticle protein A2B-like, which yields MFAKVLALCGLVAVCQAGLLPAPVHYSSAAAVSSQNIVRHDQPAQHVAYHAAPAAVAYHAAPAPIAYHAAPVARVEEFNAHPQYEYNYSVADGHTGDNKSQQESRDGDVVRGSYSFHEADGSVRTVQYSADDHSGFNAVVHNSAPTAAPAHSAPLTTTEASH from the exons ATGTTCGCtaag GTATTGGCTCTCTGTGGTTTGGTGGCGGTGTGCCAGGCAGGTCTGCTGCCCGCCCCAGTGCACTACTCCTCCGCCGCCGCTGTCTCCTCGCAGAACATCGTGCGTCACGACCAGCCTGCCCAACACGTGGCATACCACGCTGCCCCCGCCGCGGTCGCTTACCATGCTGCCCCTGCTCCTATTGCCTACCACGCCGCTCCCGTCGCCCGTGTTGAAGAGTTCAAC GCTCACCCTCAGTACGAGTACAACTACTCAGTAGCTGACGGGCACACCGGTGACAACAAGTCCCAGCAGGAGTCCCGCGACGGCGACGTCGTGCGCGGCTCGTACTCCTTCCACGAGGCCGACGGCTCCGTCAGGACCGTGCAGTACTCCGCGGACGACCACAGCGGCTTCAACGCGGTGGTGCACAACTCGGCGCCCACAGCCGCGCCTGCGCACTCCGCGCCACTCACTACCACTGAAGCATCTCACTAG
- the LOC135116769 gene encoding uncharacterized protein LOC135116769 yields the protein MGFSQAVLIHDSDGHKKDYNLQTPHGWQTVKVYYPPNSQAFGYKYEPYTYPKYEFEYSVSDKKTGDHKHHHETRDGDRVRGEYSLVESDGSLRKVQYQADDHNGFNAVVSKTVNKHGDHAVSITDHTRFFYPIGHGIKINHYFPGNNYHYQKNEQNESEESKLVNEEKDTKAGKTNEEPKMLVIDSGDKVVLVEPEQKTEVVPSQKPEAVETVQVVPAIVSVVPEKSVTDQMNNEVTLPEVVENKDINPSKDLPSKLDDQTAEKDDQHLDSEVASSYYHSKIYYVSY from the exons ATGGGATTCAGCCAAGCAGTGTTAATTCACGATTCTGATGGCCACAAGAAAGACTACAATTTACAAACTCCTCATGGATGGCAAACAGTAAAAGTGTATTACCCGCCTAACTCCCAGGCATTCGGATACAAATACGAGCCTTAC ACGTACCCTAAATATGAGTTCGAATATTCCGTGTCGGATAAGAAGACTGGTGATCACAAGCATCATCATGAGACACGTGATGGGGACCGAGTTCGTGGCGAGTACAGCCTTGTGGAGTCAGACGGCTCGCTGCGGAAGGTGCAGTACCAGGCCGATGATCACAACGG ATTCAACGCTGTAGTGAGCAAAACTGTCAACAAGCATGGTGATCATGCCGTTTCAATAACTGATCACACCAGGTTCTTCTACCCTATTGGACACGGGATTAAAATCAATCACTACTTCCCCGGCAATAACTATCATTATCAAAAAAACGAACAAAATGAAAGTGAAGAGAGCAAATTGGTTAATGAAGAGAAAGACACTAAAGCtggtaaaacaaatgaagaaccGAAAATGCTTGTAATTGATTCAGGAGATAAAGTTGTATTAGTTGAACCAGAACAAAAAACAGAAGTAGTTCCATCACAGAAACCTGAAGCAGTCGAAACAGTTCAAGTAGTTCCAGCCATAGTTTCAGTAGTTCCCGAAAAATCGGTCACTGACCAAATGAATAATGAGGTCACATTACCAGAAGTTGTTGAAAATAAAGACATTAATCCTTCAAAAGATTTGCCTTCGAAGCTTGACGATCAAACTGCGGAGAAAGACGACCAACACTTAGATTCTGAAGTAGCATCCTCTTATTACCAttccaaaatatattatgtaagttaCTAA
- the LOC135116732 gene encoding uncharacterized protein LOC135116732: MIVKAVVVTIIFSIGILSAVNGASYSNVYVERDIAPRGYYRYGAPYTSLADPRISQITSLPAITEYGAPCGSPCVFPAQAVSPVVAPVNPSPNVIAYSAPVPSVPVLVTPPKEAANGYEYSYAVYDENTGDHKAQRELSDGSVVRGEYSFIQPDGYVREVQYVADDISGFNAVVKNFLPATVEVKKKIEPVVKIESSPPLNFDCHEIKSESIKQGSNKNSEAITEQLLKIHENLHKEISKEVSAENSKETTNEHDIQAVSEVESKANSNEKSAEVNSKEQIHSKEDSGEKTENKSKEVPETKPESTEEQSTDVSGEKSKEKLQSEPEHSKEESGENSKEENSPSKESAPKSDEKDDSASKPASNESTEESVSKESKEELKEKPKKKATEEKSSENGKNKETFELLKPPQEGVVPYHDIIRCIQAAMRRSYGVPSAINEDHSPLTYIVLNKPC; this comes from the exons ATGATTgttaaa GCGGTCGTGGTGACAATAATATTTAGCATCGGTATATTGAGCGCAGTTAATGGTGCTTCGTATTCCAATGTCTATGTAGAGCGTGACATAGCCCCTAGGGGATATTATCGATATGGTGCTCCCTACACATCATTAGCAGATCCGAGAATATCTCAAATCACTTCACTACCTGCCATAACAGAATATGGTGCTCCTTGTGGGTCACCTTGTGTATTTCCTGCCCAAGCTGTTTCACCTGTGGTGGCTCCCGTGAACCCTAGTCCAAATGTAATAGCTTACAGTGCTCCGGTACCAAGTGTACCCGTTTTAGTAACTCCACCTAAAGAG GCTGCCAACGGGTATGAATATTCTTACGCTGTATATGATGAGAACACAGGCGATCACAAGGCGCAACGTGAACTTAGCGATGGCTCAGTTGTAAGAGGAGAATACTCTTTTATTCAGCCCGACGGTTACGTTAGAGAAGTGCAGTATGTAGCTGACGATATTTCTgg gtTCAATGCGGTAGTTAAGAATTTCTTGCCTGCCACCGTGGAAgtcaaaaagaaaattgaaccAGTTGTGAAAATCGAATCATCTCCGCCATTGAATTTTGACTGTCATGAAATCAAAAGCGAGTCCATTAAGCAAGGTTCAAATAAAAACTCGGAAGCAATTACTGAACAGTTATTGAAAATTCATGAAAACTTGCATAAAGAAATATCTAAAGAGGTATCCGCTGAAAATAGTAAAGAGACAACTAATGAACATGACATCCAAGCCGTGTCAGAGGTAGAATCAAAAGCCAACTCTAATGAAAAAAGTGCGGAAGTTAATTCAAAAGAACAAATACATTCCAAAGAAGATTCTGGggaaaaaactgaaaacaagTCAAAGGAAGTGCCCGAAACAAAACCCGAATCTACCGAAGAACAATCTACCGATGTATCCGGagaaaaatcaaaagaaaaactaCAGTCAGAACCGGAACATTCCAAAGAAGAATCTGGTGAGAATTCTAAAGAAGAAAATTCACCTTCCAAGGAGTCTGCACCAAAATCTGATGAAAAAGACGACAGCGCTTCAAAACCTGCCTCCAATGAATCTACAGAGGAGTCTGTATCTAAAGAATCGAAAGAAGAACTGAAAGAAAAACCTAAGAAAAAAGCTACCGAAGAAAAATCCAGTGAAAATGGTAAGAATAAGGAAACTTTTGAATTACTCAAGCCCCCACAAGAAGGAGTCGTGCCGTATCATGACATTATCAGGTGTATTCAAGCAGCTATGAGGAGGTCTTATGGAGTACCATCCGCCATTAACGAGGACCACTCACCCTTAACATATATAGTCTTAAACAAACCATGCTAA
- the LOC135116720 gene encoding cuticle protein 8-like produces MFAKVLALCGLVAVCQAGLLPAPVHYSSAAAVSSQNIVRHDQPAQHVAVAAPVAYQAAPAVAYQAAPAVAYNAAPARYSSAAAVSSQNIVRHDQPAQQVAVAAPVAYQAAPAVAYHAAPAQVAYHAAPVARVEEFNAHPQYEYNYSVADGHTGDNKSQQESRDGDVVRGSYSFHEADGSVRTVQYSADDHSGFNAVVHNSAPTAAPAHSAPAHYYHH; encoded by the exons ATGTTCGCAAAA GTTTTAGCTCTCTGTGGTTTGGTGGCGGTGTGCCAGGCAGGTCTGCTGCCCGCCCCCGTGCACTACTCCTCCGCCGCCGCTGTGTCCTCGCAGAACATCGTGCGTCACGACCAGCCTGCCCAGCACGTGGCCGTCGCCGCCCCCGTCGCCTACCAAGCTGCTCCCGCCGTCGCCTACCAAGCTGCCCCTGCCGTAGCCTACAATGCTGCTCCCGCTCGTTACTCTTCAGCTGCTGCTGTTTCATCTCAAAACATCGTGCGTCACGACCAGCCTGCTCAACAAGTAGCCGTCGCTGCCCCCGTCGCGTACCAGGCTGCTCCTGCTGTAGCTTACCATGCTGCCCCAGCCCAAGTTGCCTACCACGCCGCTCCTGTCGCCCGTGTCGAAGAGTTCAAC GCTCACCCTCAGTATGAGTACAACTACTCCGTGGCTGACGGGCACACCGGCGACAACAAGTCCCAGCAGGAGTCCCGCGACGGCGACGTCGTGCGCGGCTCGTACTCCTTCCACGAGGCCGACGGCTCCGTCAGGACCGTGCAGTACTCCGCGGACGACCACAGCGGCTTCAACGCGGTGGTGCACAACTCGGCGCCCACAGCCGCGCCTGCGCACTCCGCGCCTGCGCACTACTACCACCACTGA
- the LOC110375278 gene encoding cuticle protein codes for MYFKVAIVSAVLALCQAGLIDEGHGQAVSSQSIVRHDEPSHQLGQQQHFTPVLEHGGPILHHAPLIEQASYLQHSGPIVHAAPLVQHVAPAAIHHAPVVQHLQPVAIGHSEQVEQHAPAKYEFSYSVEDPHTGDHKSQHETRDGDVVKGEYSLLQPDGSIRKVEYTADDHNGFNAVVHNSEPSAHAAPPSPAPVVHAAPVVHAAPVVHAAPVVHATPVVHAAPVVHAAPLVHAGPLVHAAPAHYITAHHVTVILCALALASAGVVQLGHGYAGESYGHEAVAYAPVAHYGGHEDTHVDYHAHPKYDYSYSVSDPHTGDHKTQHEVRDGDVVKGEYSLLQPDGSFRKVTYTADDHNGFNAVVHNTAPAHHEYH; via the exons ATGTACTTCAAA GTCGCAATTGTCAGTGCCGTGCTAGCTTTGTGCCAAGCGGGTTTAATCGACGAAGGACATGGACAGGCCGTGTCATCGCAAAGCATAGTTCGTCATGATGAGCCTTCTCACCAATTAGGACAACAACAGCACTTCACTCCTGTTTTAGAACATGGCGGACCGATCTTGCACCACGCGCCGTTGATTGAGCAGGCTTCGTACTTGCAGCATAGTGGCCCTATTGTTCATGCGGCTCCCTTGGTTCAGCATGTGGCTCCTGCAGCTATCCATCATGCGCCTGTTGTGCAGCATCTCCAACCTGTGGCCATTGGACATAGTGAACAAGTTGAGCagcat GCTCCTGCTAAGTACGAGTTCTCGTACTCCGTGGAGGACCCTCACACTGGTGACCACAAGTCTCAGCACGAGACTCGCGACGGTGATGTCGTGAAGGGAGAATACTCTCTGCTGCAGCCTGATGGTTCCATCCGCAAGGTTGAATATACCGCCGATGACCACAATGG TTTCAACGCGGTCGTGCACAACTCCGAGCCGTCTGCGCACGCGGCCCCGCCGAGCCCCGCCCCTGTTGTTCACGCCGCCCCTGTTGTTCACGCTGCTCCAGTTGTTCACGCCGCTCCCGTAGTTCACGCCACGCCAGTAGTTCACGCAGCGCCAGTAGTCCACGCGGCACCCCTTGTCCACGCTGGGCCGCTCGTCCACGCCGCTCCAGCACACTACATTACTGCCCACCAC GTAACAGTAATCCTGTGCGCGTTGGCTCTGGCCTCCGCCGGCGTGGTGCAGCTAGGACACGGGTATGCTGGCGAGTCGTACGGACACGAAGCCGTGGCGTACGCACCGGTCGCTCACTACGGAGGACATGAAGACACGCATGTTGACTATCAT GCCCACCCCAAATACGACTACTCGTACTCCGTGTCCGACCCCCACACTGGTGACCACAAGACCCAGCACGAGGTCCGTGATGGTGATGTCGTGAAGGGAGAGTACTCTCTGCTGCAGCCTGATGGCTCCTTCAGGAAGGTCACTTACACCGCTGACGACCACAACGG TTTCAACGCGGTCGTGCACAACACGGCGCCCGCGCACCACGAGTACCACTAG